A genomic stretch from Thermoanaerobaculia bacterium includes:
- a CDS encoding EAL domain-containing response regulator, with protein MNPAGPSVLIVDDDAQLGRLVATVAEKCGFAARVALSAREAWLALDPEPTLVLLDLNMPDADGLEVLRELASRRCAAQIRVFSGTDPRILRSAAQLGRDFGLSMGEPLAKPVSVAELRAMFDELARTVAAGAPKPATAQAGLPAPPRVTADELRQAIRSGELFVVFQPILDLATLSPLGAEALVRWRHPVHGIVPPVHFVPLAESSGLAVEMTERIFALALEFAGRPEYVWEGRPLAISVNVAAAALIEFDLAARLAALMPAHGVSPHRLVVEVTETVMSADRTRVLEVLSRLRLRGVELSIDDFGTGTSSLERLDQFPFTELKIERAFIADLLRRPEAEAIARSTIELARRLDLRVVGEGIEDLPTLEWLRAAGCQTGQGFLFSRGLEAHDFLGWIGGWTERRTALLHPSSP; from the coding sequence GTGAATCCCGCCGGCCCTTCCGTGCTCATCGTGGACGACGATGCGCAGTTGGGCCGGCTGGTCGCGACCGTCGCGGAGAAGTGCGGTTTCGCAGCCCGCGTCGCGTTGAGCGCGCGCGAGGCGTGGCTGGCGCTCGACCCCGAGCCGACGCTGGTGCTGCTCGACCTGAACATGCCCGACGCCGACGGCCTCGAGGTGCTCCGCGAGCTCGCCTCACGGCGCTGTGCGGCGCAGATTCGCGTCTTCAGCGGCACCGATCCGAGGATTCTGCGCTCGGCTGCCCAGCTCGGTCGCGACTTCGGCCTGTCGATGGGCGAACCGCTCGCGAAGCCGGTCTCCGTGGCGGAGCTGCGCGCCATGTTCGACGAGCTCGCGCGGACGGTCGCGGCCGGTGCGCCGAAGCCGGCGACGGCCCAGGCCGGTCTGCCGGCGCCGCCCCGGGTTACGGCCGACGAGTTGCGCCAGGCGATCCGGAGCGGCGAGCTCTTCGTCGTCTTTCAGCCGATCCTCGACCTCGCGACACTTTCGCCGCTGGGCGCCGAAGCCCTCGTGCGTTGGCGCCACCCGGTCCACGGCATCGTGCCGCCGGTGCACTTCGTGCCGCTCGCCGAGAGCTCCGGCCTCGCGGTCGAGATGACCGAGCGGATCTTCGCTCTCGCGCTCGAGTTCGCCGGCCGGCCCGAGTATGTCTGGGAGGGGAGGCCCCTGGCGATCTCGGTCAACGTGGCGGCGGCAGCGCTGATCGAGTTCGACCTCGCGGCTCGGCTCGCCGCGCTGATGCCCGCGCACGGAGTCTCCCCCCATCGCCTCGTCGTCGAGGTGACCGAAACGGTGATGAGCGCCGACCGCACGCGGGTGCTCGAGGTTCTCAGCCGATTGCGCCTGCGCGGAGTCGAGCTGTCGATCGACGACTTCGGCACCGGCACCTCTTCCCTCGAGCGGCTCGATCAGTTTCCGTTCACCGAGCTGAAGATCGAGCGCGCCTTCATCGCCGATCTGCTGCGGCGGCCCGAAGCGGAAGCGATCGCGCGTTCGACGATCGAGCTGGCGCGCCGGCTCGATCTGCGGGTCGTAGGCGAGGGGATCGAGGACCTGCCGACGCTCGAGTGGCTGCGCGCCGCCGGCTGTCAGACGGGCCAGGGGTTTCTGTTTTCCCGCGGTCTCGAAGCCCACGACTTCCTGGGCTGGATCGGCGGCTGGACCGAGCGGCGCACGGCGCTCCTCCACCCTTCGTCGCCCTGA